The following coding sequences are from one Marinitoga litoralis window:
- a CDS encoding MBL fold metallo-hydrolase: MEFIIRSKALYSTWIYYKPDRLLFDVGEGISAALGNKIYSIEKIFLSHSHVDHIAGLWGFINTRNNAMGSREKDLEIYYPKNSKNITEYLNFIKSMNRHLRFNLSINEIEHNDIVELKNNRYLKVFKTRHTPGEKSLGFQIIEKRKKLKKEFSNLSGDEIKKLVQEYGKDYIVEDYTKKIITISGDSLPISPDIIEDSDILLHECTFIKESDRKLRNHTSLDEIKELLNQISPKKVILYHVSSRYNRLINKVLKDLTNEFENIEFHIVHPEEISII; the protein is encoded by the coding sequence TTGGAATTTATAATACGTTCTAAAGCGTTATACTCTACATGGATTTACTACAAACCCGATAGACTATTATTTGATGTTGGCGAAGGAATAAGTGCCGCTTTGGGTAATAAAATATATAGTATAGAAAAAATATTCTTATCTCATTCTCATGTCGATCATATAGCTGGACTTTGGGGATTTATAAATACAAGAAATAATGCAATGGGAAGTCGAGAGAAAGACTTAGAAATATATTATCCAAAAAATTCAAAAAATATAACTGAATACTTAAATTTTATTAAATCAATGAATAGACATCTAAGATTCAATCTTTCTATTAATGAAATCGAACATAATGATATTGTTGAGTTAAAGAATAATAGATATTTGAAAGTATTTAAAACAAGACATACTCCAGGGGAAAAATCATTAGGATTTCAAATTATTGAAAAAAGAAAAAAGTTAAAAAAAGAATTTTCAAATTTATCTGGCGATGAAATAAAAAAATTAGTACAAGAATACGGGAAAGACTATATTGTTGAAGATTATACCAAAAAAATTATTACTATTAGTGGTGATTCTTTACCCATATCACCTGACATAATAGAAGATTCTGATATACTATTACATGAATGTACTTTTATTAAAGAATCTGATAGAAAACTAAGAAATCATACTTCATTAGATGAGATAAAAGAGTTATTAAACCAAATTTCACCAAAAAAAGTTATATTATATCATGTTTCTAGTAGATATAATAGATTGATTAATAAAGTAC
- the rplI gene encoding 50S ribosomal protein L9 → MKVMLLKDVAKVGKKGEIVKVSDGYGRNFLIPRGLAIEAKEGEIKHVKKIQEVKNEVKQKRKEKNEQLLKKLQERVYTIKIKSGANGKLFGSITANDVANLIKDSTDIDFDKRWFDEKISIKEVGLYTLKVKLPEGVKGEIKLKVEPLEQ, encoded by the coding sequence ATGAAAGTTATGTTATTAAAAGATGTTGCTAAAGTAGGGAAAAAAGGGGAAATTGTAAAAGTGTCTGATGGATATGGAAGAAATTTTTTAATTCCTAGAGGATTAGCTATTGAAGCTAAAGAAGGAGAAATTAAACATGTTAAGAAAATCCAAGAAGTTAAAAATGAAGTAAAACAAAAAAGAAAAGAAAAAAATGAACAATTATTAAAAAAATTACAAGAAAGAGTTTATACAATAAAAATAAAATCTGGAGCTAATGGAAAATTATTTGGTTCAATAACTGCAAATGATGTTGCAAATTTAATAAAAGATTCAACAGATATAGATTTTGATAAAAGATGGTTTGATGAAAAAATAAGCATTAAAGAAGTTGGTTTATATACATTAAAAGTAAAATTACCTGAAGGAGTAAAGGGTGAAATCAAATTAAAAGTTGAACCGTTAGAACAATAA
- the rpsR gene encoding 30S ribosomal protein S18, producing the protein MAFNRRPRRVKKCKLCSMKVEYIDYKNTDLLKDFISEKGKIIPKRLNGNCSKHQRMVKVAIKRARQMALLPFVSE; encoded by the coding sequence ATGGCATTTAACAGAAGACCAAGAAGGGTTAAAAAATGTAAATTGTGCTCAATGAAAGTTGAATATATTGATTATAAAAATACAGATTTATTAAAAGATTTCATAAGCGAAAAAGGTAAAATTATTCCAAAAAGATTAAATGGAAATTGTTCAAAACATCAAAGAATGGTTAAAGTAGCAATAAAAAGAGCAAGACAAATGGCTTTATTACCTTTTGTAAGCGAATAA
- a CDS encoding single-stranded DNA-binding protein: MSYSFNRVILVGRLTRDPEVRMTTSGDKVANFTIAVDRPNWNSDFNGQKTDFIRIVVFGKRAEFAENYLRKGVLILVEGALRINTWRDQNNNYRERAEVSASSIQFMESKAGRDAYIADNFENNSHIEVIEPTIDEVSDDLDDFSNDDFPQFFPIDDVNPDDDTPPNF, encoded by the coding sequence ATGAGTTATTCATTTAATAGAGTAATCTTAGTTGGAAGACTTACTCGAGATCCAGAAGTCAGAATGACTACATCTGGAGATAAAGTAGCTAATTTTACTATTGCTGTTGATAGACCAAATTGGAACAGCGATTTCAATGGTCAAAAAACAGATTTCATAAGAATAGTTGTATTTGGAAAAAGAGCCGAATTCGCTGAAAATTATTTAAGAAAAGGCGTATTAATATTAGTAGAAGGCGCTCTAAGAATTAATACTTGGAGAGACCAAAATAATAATTATAGGGAACGCGCTGAAGTTTCTGCATCATCTATACAATTTATGGAGTCAAAGGCTGGTAGAGATGCATATATAGCTGACAATTTCGAAAATAACTCACATATAGAAGTTATTGAACCGACAATAGATGAAGTATCAGATGATTTGGATGATTTTTCAAATGATGATTTCCCTCAATTCTTCCCAATTGATGATGTAAATCCAGATGATGATACTCCACCAAATTTTTAG
- the rpsF gene encoding 30S ribosomal protein S6, translating to MKERIYEVMFIVSPELSEEARNAEVEKVKGWIEEKVGGNIQHWERWGMRKLAYRTHQGHTEGDYTWGIFKALPEKVNELDGLFRINSQNTFRWQVFRREDLEKAEKNKENKAVENQEVVVEEPVNSEE from the coding sequence ATGAAGGAAAGAATTTATGAAGTTATGTTTATTGTTTCTCCTGAATTGTCAGAAGAAGCAAGAAATGCTGAAGTAGAAAAGGTTAAAGGTTGGATTGAAGAAAAAGTTGGTGGAAACATTCAACACTGGGAAAGATGGGGTATGAGAAAGTTAGCATATAGAACCCATCAAGGACATACTGAAGGTGATTACACTTGGGGTATTTTTAAAGCTTTACCAGAAAAAGTTAACGAATTAGATGGTTTATTTAGAATTAATAGCCAAAACACTTTCAGATGGCAAGTTTTCAGAAGAGAAGATTTAGAAAAAGCTGAAAAAAATAAAGAAAATAAAGCTGTTGAAAATCAAGAAGTTGTTGTTGAAGAACCAGTAAATTCAGAAGAATGA
- a CDS encoding PolC-type DNA polymerase III, which produces MNQHVFVSFDLETTGLKPYLGDRIIEIAAIPIFNGKIKRKYEFHTLVNPNIKIPAEVSQFHKLNNKDIENAPTISEVFPKFKEYISDTILVSHNIKMDMMFLDLAAKESGVLPVENYYIDTLEIAKELLDEGPYSLEYLAKKFNIYVGKSHRAYEDALMTAKLFLLFINKFGIRSLRDFIKKWRG; this is translated from the coding sequence ATGAATCAACACGTTTTTGTATCTTTTGATTTAGAAACTACTGGATTAAAACCATATTTAGGAGATAGAATTATAGAAATAGCAGCAATTCCCATTTTTAATGGAAAAATAAAAAGAAAGTATGAATTTCACACTTTAGTTAATCCGAATATAAAAATACCTGCTGAAGTATCTCAATTTCATAAATTAAATAATAAAGATATAGAAAATGCCCCTACCATATCAGAAGTCTTTCCTAAATTTAAAGAATACATTTCTGATACTATACTTGTTTCACATAATATTAAAATGGATATGATGTTTTTAGATTTAGCTGCAAAAGAAAGTGGTGTTTTACCTGTTGAAAATTATTATATAGATACACTTGAAATAGCAAAAGAATTGTTAGACGAAGGTCCCTATTCTTTAGAATATTTGGCAAAAAAATTTAATATTTATGTTGGTAAATCGCACAGAGCATATGAAGATGCGTTGATGACTGCAAAATTGTTTTTATTGTTTATTAATAAGTTCGGTATAAGGAGTTTAAGAGATTTTATTAAAAAATGGAGGGGATAG
- a CDS encoding PhoH family protein — protein sequence MIKNFVLDTNVLIHDPKSIFNFQDNNVLIPFPVLEEIDDLKTRGERTGAAAREVNRILDNLRKKGNLREGIKLENGGLLKIITLDSNKAKVPQYFGKKVDDFILYYAINVKNESDIPTYLVTKDLNLRIKAEAVGIEAQDYLTDKVEYENYFTGYVDLKVDKSLVEKDKININLLNLEEKPTPNTYFDLNDGNYYRYSEKEKALVKLDVSFFTEIFSINPRNREQIFAFDALLNDEIPLVTLVGSAGTGKTLLALAVGLEKVLEEKKYKKLLVSKPVVPVGKDIGYLPGSVQEKMKPWLQPIYDNLEFLFQGKGKKPNEYLEKRDILEIEVLSYIRGRSIPQQYMIIDEAQNLTPHEIKTIITRVGEDTKIILTGDPFQIDNPYLGFSSNGLIYVSSKFKYSELAAHVYLVKGERSELATKAAELL from the coding sequence ATGATTAAAAATTTTGTACTTGATACGAATGTTTTAATTCATGATCCAAAATCAATATTTAATTTTCAAGACAATAATGTCTTAATTCCGTTTCCAGTATTAGAAGAAATTGATGACTTAAAAACGCGTGGTGAAAGAACTGGAGCTGCCGCCCGTGAAGTTAATAGAATATTAGATAATTTAAGAAAAAAAGGTAATTTAAGAGAAGGTATAAAGTTAGAAAATGGAGGACTTTTAAAAATTATCACTTTAGACAGTAATAAAGCGAAGGTTCCTCAATATTTTGGTAAAAAAGTAGATGATTTTATATTATATTATGCAATAAACGTAAAAAATGAAAGTGATATTCCTACATATTTAGTAACCAAAGATTTGAATTTAAGAATAAAGGCAGAAGCCGTTGGGATAGAGGCACAAGATTATTTAACTGATAAAGTTGAATATGAAAATTATTTTACTGGATATGTTGATCTTAAGGTAGATAAATCATTAGTTGAAAAAGATAAAATAAATATTAATTTGTTAAATTTAGAAGAAAAACCAACACCCAATACTTATTTTGATTTAAATGATGGAAATTATTATAGATATTCAGAAAAAGAAAAAGCATTGGTTAAGTTAGATGTTTCATTTTTTACAGAGATTTTTAGCATTAATCCAAGAAATAGAGAACAAATTTTTGCATTCGATGCATTATTAAATGATGAAATACCTTTAGTCACTTTAGTTGGAAGCGCAGGTACAGGTAAAACGTTATTAGCTTTAGCAGTTGGCCTAGAAAAAGTTTTGGAAGAAAAAAAATATAAGAAATTATTAGTATCAAAACCTGTGGTACCTGTAGGAAAAGATATTGGTTATTTACCTGGATCTGTTCAAGAAAAAATGAAACCTTGGTTACAACCAATATATGATAATTTGGAATTCCTTTTTCAAGGTAAAGGTAAAAAACCAAATGAATATTTAGAAAAAAGAGATATATTAGAAATAGAAGTATTATCATACATTAGAGGTAGATCAATTCCTCAACAATACATGATAATAGATGAAGCACAAAACTTAACACCACATGAAATAAAAACGATAATTACAAGAGTAGGTGAAGATACAAAAATCATCCTAACTGGAGATCCATTCCAAATTGATAATCCATATTTAGGATTTTCTTCAAATGGATTAATTTATGTATCATCAAAATTTAAATATTCTGAATTAGCTGCTCATGTTTATCTTGTAAAAGGAGAGCGTTCTGAATTAGCTACTAAAGCTGCAGAACTTTTGTAA
- a CDS encoding DUF4911 domain-containing protein — protein sequence MAEEKVLEYDIYLKVKKEDIHLVTYLLESVDNVMNVRNVVEDNMMKIICPKDTLDEALKLINSLKEMTDLEVAKIEPNNGEV from the coding sequence ATGGCTGAAGAAAAAGTATTAGAATATGATATATATTTAAAAGTAAAAAAGGAAGATATTCATTTAGTAACTTATTTATTAGAATCCGTTGATAATGTAATGAATGTAAGAAATGTTGTTGAAGATAATATGATGAAAATAATTTGTCCTAAAGATACTTTAGATGAAGCTTTAAAGTTGATTAATTCATTAAAAGAAATGACTGACTTGGAGGTAGCAAAGATTGAGCCAAACAATGGGGAAGTCTAA
- a CDS encoding YqeG family HAD IIIA-type phosphatase, which translates to MSQTMGKSNIFKYIPIPYEHHSTIFDVDYIKLKKLGFDTILFDYDFTLAPWKQQIDNKTLNLFNRLYELGFKIAVVSNGPEKRIKNVEEKTKGKVKIYWKMRKPFSKKLKKVLEDLESKPENTVLIGDLFFTDIIVGNRNRLYTILVNPYTYEIDSMYKKIAAVISKTIYFIFFYTFGWLFRVMDLAVPNEFVETVFDIDYNKLKKKNYELLIFDFDNTLTTWRSEKLPDEIHKLFEKLSKDFKILIASNGKEYRFDKIKEELKKYNIEVMGYSLKPFSFRIIKKIKEYGIEPTHVVLIGDQLYTDIIAGNNSGFYTIKVKPISNKERIFTKILRFFEKISIKTMREKPKF; encoded by the coding sequence TTGAGCCAAACAATGGGGAAGTCTAATATTTTCAAATATATCCCAATTCCGTATGAACATCATTCAACTATATTTGATGTAGATTATATTAAATTAAAAAAGTTGGGATTTGATACTATACTTTTTGATTACGATTTTACTTTAGCTCCTTGGAAACAGCAGATAGATAATAAAACATTAAATTTATTCAATAGGTTATATGAGCTAGGTTTTAAGATTGCAGTAGTATCAAATGGACCTGAAAAAAGAATAAAGAATGTCGAAGAAAAAACTAAGGGAAAAGTAAAAATTTATTGGAAAATGAGAAAGCCTTTTTCTAAAAAGCTAAAAAAAGTTTTGGAAGATTTAGAGTCTAAACCAGAAAATACCGTTTTAATAGGTGATTTATTTTTTACTGATATTATAGTAGGAAATAGAAATAGATTATACACAATTCTAGTTAATCCATACACATATGAAATTGATTCAATGTATAAGAAAATTGCAGCTGTAATATCTAAAACTATTTATTTTATATTTTTTTATACATTTGGATGGTTGTTCAGAGTAATGGATTTGGCAGTGCCAAATGAATTTGTTGAAACAGTTTTTGATATTGATTATAATAAATTAAAAAAGAAAAATTACGAATTATTGATATTTGATTTTGATAATACATTAACAACTTGGAGATCAGAAAAATTACCTGATGAAATCCATAAATTATTCGAAAAATTATCAAAGGATTTTAAAATATTAATTGCCTCAAATGGTAAAGAATATAGATTTGATAAAATTAAAGAAGAATTAAAAAAATACAACATAGAAGTAATGGGGTATTCTTTGAAGCCATTTTCTTTTAGAATAATAAAAAAAATTAAAGAATATGGCATTGAACCAACACATGTTGTTTTGATTGGTGATCAATTATATACAGATATTATTGCAGGTAATAATAGTGGTTTTTATACCATTAAAGTTAAACCTATTTCCAATAAAGAAAGGATATTTACTAAAATTTTGAGATTTTTCGAAAAAATTAGTATTAAAACTATGAGAGAAAAACCAAAATTTTAG
- a CDS encoding secondary thiamine-phosphate synthase enzyme YjbQ gives MPFDKEVYGNKVKSVTKYLWFNTKNKIEIIHLTDEVMNFVKESNIIDGYVLVSAMHLTASVYINDYESGLMEDIKEWLEKLAPENYPYKHHRTGEVNGHAHLKNLLMHHQVIVPITNGQLDLGPWQEIFYAEFDGQRRKRVILKAFGIVKE, from the coding sequence ATGCCATTTGATAAAGAAGTGTATGGAAACAAGGTTAAAAGCGTTACAAAATATTTATGGTTTAATACTAAAAATAAAATTGAAATAATTCATTTAACTGATGAAGTTATGAATTTTGTTAAAGAATCTAATATTATTGATGGATATGTTTTAGTTTCAGCAATGCATTTAACAGCTTCAGTATATATTAATGATTATGAATCTGGTTTAATGGAAGATATAAAAGAATGGTTAGAAAAATTAGCTCCGGAAAATTATCCATATAAACATCATAGAACTGGTGAAGTTAATGGACATGCACATTTAAAAAATTTATTAATGCATCATCAAGTGATAGTTCCCATAACAAATGGTCAGTTAGATTTAGGACCATGGCAAGAAATTTTTTATGCTGAATTTGATGGACAAAGAAGGAAAAGAGTTATTTTAAAAGCATTTGGTATTGTTAAAGAATAA
- a CDS encoding family 1 glycosylhydrolase: MKDKKENIVFPKGFLWGGTFSSYQIEKMNNKTNWDLWQIKGHIKDGSSLQILNDLNINLFNETIEKSTEMNFNSLSFSLEWAKVIPEMNFVNNKKLESYKNFILNLKKRNIEPIVILNYYTLPLWFQERGGFSKSENIKFYIDYVKIILDYIGNIVDYYITFFEPDKYIEKSNNNLFPYIDEKENTINNIYDIHKEVYVLIKNKNKYAKISLTKNIDYNFDIKKRNLLKYLDFISLSYDGNKEYNTKKPYQKDDIGKVIDHSFFCNEISKYKKYDKPILIHSMGIADEEDIYRSVFLINALSKIFIALKNNVRIFGFLHKSIFDTFEWEYGFSAKYGLYEFDYQNLKFHARSSGRILNKIIRNNAIPTHLEKYTL, from the coding sequence GTGAAAGATAAAAAAGAAAATATTGTTTTTCCCAAAGGTTTTTTGTGGGGAGGGACATTTTCATCATATCAAATTGAAAAAATGAATAATAAGACAAATTGGGATTTGTGGCAAATTAAAGGTCATATAAAAGATGGTAGTAGTTTGCAGATATTAAATGATTTAAATATAAATTTATTTAATGAAACTATAGAAAAATCAACAGAAATGAATTTTAATTCATTATCTTTTTCTTTAGAATGGGCAAAGGTTATACCAGAAATGAATTTTGTTAATAATAAAAAATTGGAAAGTTATAAAAATTTTATTTTAAACTTAAAAAAAAGAAATATAGAACCCATTGTTATATTAAATTACTACACATTACCTCTATGGTTTCAGGAAAGAGGCGGATTTAGTAAAAGTGAAAATATAAAATTTTATATTGATTATGTAAAAATAATATTAGATTATATAGGAAATATTGTAGATTATTATATTACTTTTTTTGAACCTGATAAATATATAGAAAAATCAAATAATAACCTTTTTCCATATATCGATGAAAAAGAAAATACTATAAATAATATATATGATATTCACAAAGAGGTTTATGTATTAATAAAAAATAAAAATAAATATGCGAAAATTTCATTGACAAAAAATATTGATTATAATTTCGATATCAAAAAAAGAAATTTATTAAAATATTTAGATTTTATTTCTTTAAGTTATGATGGAAATAAGGAATATAATACAAAAAAACCTTATCAAAAAGATGATATTGGAAAGGTTATAGATCATTCTTTTTTCTGTAATGAAATATCAAAATATAAAAAATATGATAAACCTATTTTAATACATTCTATGGGTATAGCTGATGAAGAAGATATATATAGATCTGTTTTTTTGATAAATGCATTATCAAAAATTTTTATAGCTTTAAAAAATAATGTGAGAATATTTGGTTTTCTTCATAAAAGTATATTTGATACTTTTGAGTGGGAATATGGTTTTTCGGCAAAATATGGATTATATGAATTTGATTATCAAAACTTAAAATTTCATGCTAGATCAAGTGGTAGAATTCTAAATAAAATAATAAGAAATAATGCTATCCCTACCCATTTAGAAAAGTATACATTATAG
- a CDS encoding amino acid ABC transporter permease, which produces MKKNYLQKVISYSLLVMILVLFYFEMSKTYPFNWWKVPFKYMSIYLEGFYMTIKISFFSIFFAMIIGVIFGVMKTTKYQILKEFANMYTTIFRNIPLLVIILIIYYGIGSMIEISATVGAIIALSLFEGAYISEIIRGGIESVSKGQVEAAKTIGLNTIYLYIDILLPQAFRTTLPALTGQFISLVKDSSLASVIALQELTMVGRQIATSSFASFESYITVAIFYFTITALLQLLGKYFERRYAIV; this is translated from the coding sequence ATGAAGAAAAATTATTTACAAAAAGTAATATCGTATTCTTTGCTAGTAATGATATTAGTGTTGTTTTACTTTGAAATGTCAAAAACATATCCTTTTAACTGGTGGAAAGTACCTTTTAAGTATATGTCTATATATTTAGAGGGGTTTTATATGACAATTAAAATCTCCTTTTTTTCTATATTTTTTGCAATGATTATTGGAGTGATATTTGGAGTAATGAAAACAACAAAATATCAAATATTAAAAGAATTTGCAAATATGTATACAACAATATTTAGAAATATACCGTTATTAGTAATTATACTAATTATTTACTATGGAATAGGTTCAATGATTGAAATTAGCGCTACAGTAGGGGCAATTATTGCTCTTTCCTTATTCGAAGGTGCATATATATCAGAAATTATTAGAGGAGGTATTGAATCTGTATCAAAAGGTCAAGTAGAGGCTGCTAAAACAATAGGTTTAAATACTATCTATTTATATATTGATATATTATTACCTCAAGCATTTAGGACCACATTACCAGCGTTAACAGGACAGTTTATAAGTTTGGTTAAAGATAGTTCATTGGCATCAGTTATAGCATTGCAGGAATTAACTATGGTAGGAAGACAAATCGCAACATCTTCATTTGCATCTTTTGAATCATATATAACAGTTGCTATTTTCTATTTTACTATAACTGCGTTATTACAATTATTAGGAAAGTATTTTGAAAGGAGGTATGCAATAGTATGA
- a CDS encoding amino acid ABC transporter ATP-binding protein produces the protein MIKIKNLEKSFGDLEVLKGVNLNVYKGEVLTIMGPSGSGKSTLLRCIAGLETYQNGLIILEEKNILSYSRKTLVQKIGFVFQQHNLFPHLKIIDNISLGLIRTKKMKKNEAYDIALSVLEKVYLKDKAYNYPSQLSGGQQQRAGIARALAMDPEIILFDEPTSSLDPSLVNEVKETMLDLAKTGKTMIVVTHEVDFAKKAGNRIIFMKDGIILENMDPETFFSLQYELA, from the coding sequence ATGATAAAAATAAAAAATCTAGAAAAAAGTTTTGGAGATTTAGAAGTTTTAAAAGGAGTCAATTTAAATGTTTATAAAGGTGAAGTATTAACTATAATGGGACCATCTGGATCTGGTAAATCAACATTATTAAGATGTATAGCGGGACTTGAAACATATCAAAATGGATTAATTATTTTAGAAGAAAAAAATATTTTAAGTTATTCAAGAAAAACATTAGTTCAGAAAATAGGATTTGTTTTTCAACAACATAATCTTTTTCCACATTTGAAAATTATAGACAATATTTCTTTGGGATTAATTAGAACAAAAAAAATGAAGAAAAATGAAGCATATGATATAGCTTTAAGTGTTTTAGAAAAAGTATATTTGAAAGATAAAGCATATAATTATCCTTCACAATTATCAGGCGGTCAACAACAGAGAGCAGGTATTGCAAGAGCATTAGCGATGGATCCTGAAATAATATTATTTGATGAACCAACATCATCATTGGATCCGAGTTTAGTAAATGAAGTAAAAGAAACTATGTTAGATTTAGCAAAAACAGGGAAAACGATGATTGTAGTTACTCACGAAGTTGATTTTGCAAAGAAGGCAGGAAACAGAATAATTTTTATGAAAGATGGAATAATTTTAGAAAATATGGACCCAGAAACATTTTTTAGTTTACAATATGAACTTGCGTAA
- a CDS encoding transporter substrate-binding domain-containing protein, with protein sequence MKKFALVVVIFVISLISFAGKIEEIQKRGVLLVGQDPAYAPFYGIDEKGNRIGHDIEFAKLIGELLGVKVEFVITNWDGIIPALMTNKFDIILAAMTITPERALKVNFTNPYYQTGQALMYNSKKYTNLTIEDIKYMGEKAKIAVQLGSTGEIAARKTFPKAKILTFETVDSAAYQIITNKADAIVFDDLYYGTLVKKYDSIKMAPTLITKENLGIAVKKDDLDLLLWLNTVIECFKTDGTLDNLKQKWIIEYEWK encoded by the coding sequence ATGAAAAAGTTTGCATTGGTTGTTGTTATTTTTGTAATTAGTTTAATTTCTTTTGCCGGGAAAATAGAAGAAATTCAAAAACGTGGGGTATTATTAGTAGGTCAAGATCCAGCGTATGCACCATTTTATGGTATAGATGAAAAAGGTAATAGAATAGGTCACGATATTGAATTTGCTAAATTAATAGGAGAATTATTAGGAGTAAAGGTAGAATTTGTAATTACTAATTGGGATGGAATAATTCCTGCTTTAATGACGAATAAATTTGATATCATTTTAGCTGCAATGACTATTACTCCTGAAAGAGCGTTAAAGGTTAATTTTACAAATCCATATTATCAAACAGGACAAGCGCTAATGTATAATTCTAAAAAATATACAAATCTCACAATAGAAGATATAAAATATATGGGAGAAAAAGCTAAAATTGCTGTGCAATTAGGATCAACAGGAGAAATAGCTGCAAGAAAAACATTTCCAAAAGCTAAAATATTAACCTTTGAAACAGTTGATTCAGCAGCATATCAGATAATAACAAATAAAGCTGATGCTATTGTTTTTGATGATTTATATTATGGTACCTTAGTGAAAAAATATGATTCAATAAAAATGGCACCAACACTTATAACAAAAGAAAATTTGGGTATAGCCGTAAAAAAAGATGATTTAGATTTATTGCTATGGTTAAATACAGTTATAGAATGTTTTAAAACAGATGGTACATTAGATAATTTAAAACAAAAGTGGATAATTGAATATGAGTGGAAATAA